Proteins from a single region of Congzhengia minquanensis:
- a CDS encoding alpha/beta hydrolase — MQVETFQLWKNTPGMCEEVPTITAYIPERGKKQGAVVILPGGGYCHRAPHEGMGYAEFLAVHGYSSFVVEYRVSPHEFPLPLLDARRGIRYVRHYAEKFGIDKNKVAIMGSSAGGHLAALTSTYFDTIDYEGKDEIDKEDFLPNAQILCYPVIDLHTPIAHEGSGMCLLGARYDSDFEKFIPRLLASEKTPQAFIWHTFEDDAVDVRNSLGYAAALREKGVPTELHVFPNGGHGKGRSEADDKISRHIYQWNGLLLKWLEYIEF; from the coding sequence ATGCAGGTTGAAACATTTCAGCTATGGAAAAATACACCAGGGATGTGCGAAGAGGTGCCAACGATTACGGCGTATATTCCTGAACGGGGAAAAAAGCAGGGCGCAGTGGTAATTTTGCCCGGCGGCGGCTACTGTCACAGAGCGCCCCATGAGGGAATGGGATATGCAGAGTTTTTGGCGGTTCACGGATATAGCTCTTTTGTGGTGGAATATCGTGTTTCGCCCCACGAATTCCCTCTGCCGCTTTTAGACGCGCGCCGGGGCATTCGGTATGTCCGGCACTATGCGGAAAAGTTTGGAATTGATAAAAACAAGGTTGCCATTATGGGGTCTTCTGCCGGCGGCCATTTGGCGGCGCTGACGTCTACCTATTTTGATACAATTGATTATGAGGGAAAAGACGAAATTGACAAAGAGGATTTTCTTCCAAATGCGCAGATTTTGTGCTATCCGGTAATTGACCTGCATACTCCCATTGCGCACGAGGGAAGCGGCATGTGTCTATTAGGGGCAAGATATGATTCCGACTTTGAAAAGTTTATTCCACGGCTTCTGGCTTCTGAAAAAACGCCCCAGGCGTTTATCTGGCACACCTTTGAAGACGACGCTGTAGACGTGCGCAACAGCTTAGGCTATGCTGCCGCACTGCGGGAAAAGGGCGTTCCAACGGAACTGCACGTGTTCCCCAACGGCGGTCATGGCAAGGGACGGTCTGAAGCAGATGACAAGATTTCAAGGCATATTTACCAATGGAACGGCCTTTTGTTAAAATGGCTGGAATACATAGAGTTTTAA
- a CDS encoding MATE family efflux transporter, with translation MQTTENELMGTEKLSKLMLKMAIPSILAQIINILYNIVDRIYIGRIPDVGINALTGVGVTFPILTFISAFSAFVGAGGAPLSAIWLGKGDRDKAEKIMGNGVFLLIVFSVLCMAVFYIFMRPILYAFGASDSTYGYASSYLSIYLVGTLLVQLVLGLNPYIITQGRSTHAMVSIVVGAVTNIVLDPIFIFVFKMGVRGAAVATVISQLFSAIWTVYVLCDKKSTLKIKLKFLKPDFKIIGHICALGVSPFIMRSTESLVGIVLNRGLQLYGGDLHVATVTVMQSIMQLIFAPISGFTQGVQPIISYNYGAGKFHRVKRTYRSMIGICFVFSLVATLLTIFLPRFFASMFTTDITLIELVGRQMPVFMFGMLFFGLQMGIQPTFLGLGEAKLSLFIALLRKVLLLVPLAIILPKFFGVWGIYYAEPISDILSATIATLLFIFNIRRILTTENLEKIK, from the coding sequence GTGCAAACTACAGAAAATGAGCTGATGGGTACGGAAAAACTGTCGAAGTTAATGCTGAAAATGGCAATTCCGTCAATCCTGGCTCAAATTATTAATATTTTATACAATATCGTAGACCGAATTTATATTGGAAGAATTCCCGATGTTGGAATTAACGCGCTGACAGGCGTTGGCGTTACTTTTCCAATTTTAACTTTTATTTCGGCGTTTTCTGCCTTCGTTGGTGCCGGCGGCGCTCCGCTTTCCGCCATTTGGCTTGGCAAAGGCGACCGGGATAAGGCCGAAAAAATTATGGGAAACGGCGTGTTCCTATTAATTGTATTTTCTGTTTTGTGTATGGCGGTGTTTTATATTTTTATGCGCCCGATTTTATATGCATTTGGTGCAAGCGATAGTACATATGGGTATGCCAGCAGCTACCTTTCGATTTATCTGGTGGGTACGCTTTTGGTGCAGCTTGTTCTGGGGCTGAATCCTTACATCATTACTCAGGGCAGATCTACTCACGCAATGGTTTCCATTGTTGTCGGCGCGGTGACAAACATTGTGTTAGACCCCATTTTTATTTTTGTGTTTAAAATGGGCGTTCGCGGCGCCGCGGTTGCCACCGTTATTTCTCAGTTGTTCAGCGCTATTTGGACGGTTTATGTTCTGTGTGACAAAAAGTCTACACTTAAAATCAAACTTAAGTTTTTAAAGCCGGATTTCAAAATCATTGGCCACATCTGTGCGCTTGGGGTTTCGCCTTTTATTATGCGGTCTACAGAAAGCCTGGTGGGAATTGTGCTAAACCGCGGTCTTCAGCTTTACGGTGGAGACCTGCATGTGGCCACTGTTACGGTTATGCAGAGCATTATGCAACTGATTTTCGCCCCCATTTCCGGCTTTACACAGGGAGTTCAGCCGATTATCAGCTACAATTATGGCGCCGGCAAGTTCCATAGGGTGAAACGGACTTATCGCAGCATGATTGGAATTTGTTTTGTTTTTTCATTGGTAGCCACATTGTTAACAATTTTTCTGCCCAGGTTCTTTGCGTCCATGTTCACCACGGATATAACGCTGATTGAGCTGGTGGGCAGACAAATGCCGGTCTTCATGTTTGGTATGCTGTTCTTCGGACTGCAAATGGGTATTCAGCCAACCTTTTTGGGACTGGGCGAAGCAAAGCTTTCGCTGTTTATTGCACTTTTAAGAAAGGTGCTTCTGCTGGTTCCCCTGGCAATTATCCTGCCGAAATTTTTCGGCGTTTGGGGTATTTATTATGCAGAGCCTATATCAGACATTCTATCAGCAACAATCGCAACGCTATTGTTTATTTTTAATATCAGGCGGATTTTAACAACAGAAAATTTAGAAAAAATTAAATAA